The following proteins come from a genomic window of Leopardus geoffroyi isolate Oge1 chromosome A3, O.geoffroyi_Oge1_pat1.0, whole genome shotgun sequence:
- the LOC123580136 gene encoding early lactation protein-like, producing the protein MKFSPFLALCFPFCLVGIASSEKTSAHLEREAPQELLQTLPALCRLPPVEGPCRGRFYRYFYNSTAHECEHFTYGGCRGNANNFETTEMCLRVCKPPGESSYRNGRSRGGHRVVVLVGRETVGRDRWW; encoded by the exons ATGAAGTTCAGCCCGTTCCTTGCCCTCTGCTTCCCCTTCTGCCTGGTGGGCATCGCCAGCTCAGAAAAGACCTCAG CCCATCTCGAGCGAGAGGCTCCCCAGGAACTGCTCCAAACTCTGCCTGCCCTGTGCCGCCTCCCCCCCGTCGAGGGCCCCTGCCGAGGCCGTTTCTACCGCTATTTCTACAACTCTACAGCCCATGAATGTGAGCACTTCACCTACGGTGGCTGTCGGGGCAATGCCAACAACTTTGAGACCACAGAGATGTGTCTGAGGGTCTGCAAACCCCCCGGTGAGTCCTCTTACAGAAACGGCAGAAGCAGAGGTGGCCATCGGGTGGTGGTGCTCGTGGGAAGGGAGACGGTAGGACGAGACCGGTGGTGGTGA